One genomic region from Antedon mediterranea chromosome 3, ecAntMedi1.1, whole genome shotgun sequence encodes:
- the LOC140044244 gene encoding putative nuclease HARBI1 → MARQFNARVQRYDRLNYREIEVIRDRSNPLFDYDDSQFVQRYRVSKEIIVELLGILDLRKDTRGGGGHPTIPPLLEVCVALRYFATGTFQLMHGDAKNISQPTLSRIIAKVSRALAQENRRWIVFPTGDGRDIVQQGFRAIAGFPNVIGCIDCTHVRIPCPGGQEAELFRNRKGYFSINVQVIGDHRLMIRDIVARWQGSVHDSRIFENSLICEEFERRVHNGVLLGDSGYGCKRYLLTPVINPDRRPQQRYNRSQIRTRNSVERLFGNWKRKFNCLNYLRLKLETTLTTIVAVACLHNITIIRNVEFIRDDVDIEIDEEVNGDENVEDALAGRVYRQAIIDQYFT, encoded by the coding sequence ATGGCGAGGCAATTCAACGCCCGTGTTCAGCGATATGATCGCTTAAATTATCGTGAAATTGAAGTAATAAGAGATCGTTCAAACCCCCTATTTGATTATGACGATTCCCAATTCGTCCAAAGGTATCGGGTTTCTAAAGAGATTATTGTTGAATTGTTAGGAATTCTTGATTTACGTAAGGATACAAGAGGAGGTGGTGGTCACCCAACAATACCACCGTTGTTAGAGGTTTGCGTAGCCCTACGCTATTTTGCTACTGGAACATTTCAGTTAATGCACGGGGATGCAAAAAACATATCGCAACCTACCCTTTCCAGAATAATCGCAAAAGTTTCTCGAGCTTTAGCACAGGAGAATAGAAGGTGGATTGTGTTTCCAACGGGTGATGGCAGAGATATCGTTCAACAAGGATTTAGGGCGATTGCTGGTTTCCCTAATGTAATCGGATGTATCGACTGCACGCACGTACGGATACCTTGTCCAGGTGGACAGGAAGCCGAACTATTTCGGAACAGAAAGGGATATTTTTCTATAAATGTCCAAGTTATAGGTGACCATCGTCTAATGATTAGAGACATTGTGGCTAGATGGCAAGGGTCCGTGCACGACTCTCGTATTTTTGAAAATAGTTTAATTTGCGAAGAATTTGAACGTCGAGTACACAACGGTGTGCTACTTGGAGATTCTGGTTATGGGTGCAAGAGGTACCTCCTGACACCAGTTATCAATCCTGATAGGAGGCCTCAACAGAGGTACAACCGGTCCCAAATTAGAACCAGGAATTCAGTTGAGCGGTTGTTTGGGAACTGGAAGCGTAAAttcaattgtttaaattatttacgCTTAAAGCTTGAAACAACCCTAACAACCATAGTTGCTGTAGCTTGCCTACACAACATCACCATTATAAGAAATGTAGAATTTATACgggatgatgtagatattgaaatcGATGAAGAAGTTAATGGTGATGAAAATGTAGAGGATGCATTAGCTGGTAGAGTCTACAGACAAGCTATAATCGACCAATATTTTACATAA